Proteins found in one Mixophyes fleayi isolate aMixFle1 chromosome 8, aMixFle1.hap1, whole genome shotgun sequence genomic segment:
- the RPP14 gene encoding ribonuclease P protein subunit p14: MRVPCKVLEPISYERIVLKNTSDYHYLRIQLVFQDQGVKLTATQFKLLVVSALKELHGEVAASFPLDLLKFDEKTLCATLRICSSGLVSLWTSLTLLGHYQSQECSIRVIQASPFLLALAGNSRELVLD; this comes from the exons ATGAGAGTGCCATGCAAGGTGTTAGAGCCGATCTCCTATGAACGGATTGTACTGAAGAACACCTCTGACTATCATTACCTGAGGATTCAGTT AGTATTCCAGGACCAGGGTGTCAAGCTGACTGCGACTCAGTTCAAGTTATTGGTTGTTTCAGCTTTAAAGGAATTGCATGGAGAG GTGGCAGCCTCTTTCCCGTTGGACCTGCTGAAATTTGATGAAAAGACATTGTGTGCCACATTGAGAATCTGTAGCAG CGGTCTTGTGTCGTTGTGGACCTCTCTGACCCTGCTGGGACACTACCAAAGCCAGGAGTGCAGTATTCGTGTGATCCAG GCATCCCCTTTCTTGCTGGCGCTGGCTGGTAACAGCAGAGAATTAGTTTTGGATTAG
- the HTD2 gene encoding hydroxyacyl-thioester dehydratase type 2, mitochondrial, producing MFHRLLAHRTVFGISTNFPYWLNRLTLFRLLHLQVGDSAEITRTFTQKDVKLFSELTGDTNPLHLDEAFAKNTRFGKTVVHGVLLNGLISAVLGTKLPGEGCVLISQDICFPAPLHAGEEVVARAQVKTLKRSVAFISVSCIATESGRTVMEGIVKLLIPKD from the coding sequence ATGTTTCATCGTTTGCTCGCCCACAGGACAGTGTTTGGTATTTCCACCAATTTTCCATATTGGTTGAACAGACTTACATTGTTCCGGCTGCTACACCTCCAGGTTGGAGATAGTGCTGAGATTACTAGGACCTTCACTCAGAAGGATGTTAAGCTCTTCTCTGAACTGACCGGCGATACAAATCCATTGCACCTGGATGAGGCCTTTGCCAAGAACACAAGATTTGGGAAGACCGTTGTCCATGGTGTACTCCTCAATGGTTTGATATCTGCCGTACTGGGCACCAaactaccaggggagggctgtgTTCTCATCTCCCAGGACATTTGCTTTCCAGCTCCTCTCCATGCCGGGGAAGAAGTTGTGGCGAGAGCACAAGTGAAGACTTTAAAGAGATCGGTGGCCTTTATTAGTGTATCATGTATCGCAACAGAAAGTGGCCGGACTGTCATGGAAGGGATAGTTAAACTGCTAATTCCTAAGGACTGA